Genomic segment of Peribacillus frigoritolerans:
TGCAAAAGTAGTGACGGTCGATCAAAGGATCAAAGACTATATCAATCACTTGGCACATATAGAGGCGGATACGATCAAGAACTTCATTGACGTGTCTGCTTTCAAACCGGAAAGAGCAAAGCGGGAGCAAACTCGCCGGGACTTTCAAATACCTCTACATAAAAAGATGCTTTTCGTTCCGAGAAGAATGACGGAAAAGAACGGCGTCATCTACCCGCTTCTTGCTCTGCCGGAGGTGCTGGAAAACCATCCTGAAACAGTATTGGTCTATGCAGGTACGGGTGAACAGCGAAGCCGGCTTGAGGAAACTGCAGCCAGGATCAAAATATCAGATTCCGTACTTTTTCTCGGTTCAGTGCCGTTCGAGAAAATGCATAACCTCTATGAAGCATCGGACATCGTACTCATCCCAAGCGTTCATTCCCATGGGGTGGAAGAAGCGACTTCCATTTCTGCTTTAGAAGCGATGAGTTGCCGCTCACCCGTCATCGCAAGTGCAATCGGAGGTTTAAAGGAGATTCTCATTGATGGTGAAGATGGTCTGTTAGTAGCTGAAAAAAATGAAGAAGCACTTGCGCAAGCCATCTCCAACCTGCTTAATGATCCTGAATATGCAGCAAAGTTAGCTACGAAAGCAAGATATAAAATGGAAAGCGAATACTCCCACCTTTCAGCTGCCGAGCGGTTTGAGAAAGCTTATGATGAAGTGCTTAACTAAAAAAAGCAGACCCGAAGCCCGGGTCTGCTTTTCACTTTCATACCAGTGCGGAACTGCGCCTTTTCATTTGTTCTTCACGGTATTTTTTCTGCTCTTTTTTAGACATGGCGTTATATTCTTTCAAGAATGCTTCATATTGTGGCATTACTTCGTTCATGGCACCGTATGCCTTTAACTCTCCATATTCAAGCCATAAAGCCTTTTGGCAAAATTTCTTCATCTGACCGATTGAATGGCTGACAAAGAACATCGTTTTGCCCTTTGCCTTAAATTCGTTCATTTTCTCTAAACACTTCTCAGCAAAGTTTTTATCCCCGACTGATAGGGCTTCATCAATAATCAGGATATCTGGATCGATATGCACGGAAATCGAGAAACCAAGTCTGGACTTCATCCCGCTTGAGTAGGATTTCACTGGTTGATCAATGAACTTACCAAGCTCTGAAAACTCGATGATCTCAGGCTCCAGTTCTTTGA
This window contains:
- the tagH gene encoding teichoic acids export ABC transporter ATP-binding subunit TagH, coding for MEKSVIVKDVTKKYKLYNKSSEKLLDLLLPKSYGEEYFALRNVSFEAEKGDVIGFVGVNGSGKSTLSNIIAGIIPPTDGNVQTNGKPALIAVASGLNNQLTGRENIELKMLMLGFDKNQIKELEPEIIEFSELGKFIDQPVKSYSSGMKSRLGFSISVHIDPDILIIDEALSVGDKNFAEKCLEKMNEFKAKGKTMFFVSHSIGQMKKFCQKALWLEYGELKAYGAMNEVMPQYEAFLKEYNAMSKKEQKKYREEQMKRRSSALV
- a CDS encoding glycosyltransferase family 4 protein encodes the protein MDILITTIFNYPHEGGLSSHITTLKKGLMSRGHHVDILSFSQLPPFKRKMLAQAPGFLLNKVKQGSGQLFNDRQRQKLLASSIKALKKNYDVINAQDIFATLASIESGIPTVQTVHGYYSFEAVSRGALLPDSEEDLTIRELERKAYQSAAKVVTVDQRIKDYINHLAHIEADTIKNFIDVSAFKPERAKREQTRRDFQIPLHKKMLFVPRRMTEKNGVIYPLLALPEVLENHPETVLVYAGTGEQRSRLEETAARIKISDSVLFLGSVPFEKMHNLYEASDIVLIPSVHSHGVEEATSISALEAMSCRSPVIASAIGGLKEILIDGEDGLLVAEKNEEALAQAISNLLNDPEYAAKLATKARYKMESEYSHLSAAERFEKAYDEVLN